Within Triticum dicoccoides isolate Atlit2015 ecotype Zavitan chromosome 1B, WEW_v2.0, whole genome shotgun sequence, the genomic segment AAGTACAACTGCAATCACTTATTGACAACAGAGTCCAGATGTGGTTCTGAGTTCAACCACAGTCTGGCTCCGTATTATCATAGCTATAAATTGATCACAGAAGGCATGTATCTAGACTTAACTACACTGGTAAATTCAAATTATAAACCTATTATGATAGCTATAAATCGAAAAAGTACAACTGCAATCACTTATTGACAACAGAGTCCAGATGTGGTTCTGAGTTCAACCACAGTCTGGCTCCGTATTATCATAGCTATAAATCGATCACAGAAGGCATGTATCTAGACTTAACTACACTGGTAAATTCAAATTATAAACCTAACTGAAGTTCAACAAACATTGTTTGACATTATCGACTAAAACCATCACAATGCATAATAGTAGCAGCGCTCACTTCATGGATATTCATGCAGAACATTAAAAAAAaaggtattgaacacttcttcagaaACCACAATACTGCACACTGTTTTACATATCACGTTTCAAAGGTCTGCGTTGCACTGTAGCCCATCCATTTCACAATTCAAAGTCTTACAATGTCAAGCATGCTGATACCAAAACCCACGATATTTACTCCTTTGCTTTAAAATTCTGCCTTCTAAAAGAAAATTTTCATCCCAGCTTCCCCGCACAGTGGTGTAACCAAGTTAACCAACTAACCACACGGCATCATTCAATATCATAGCAGAACTAACACTATCAGAAACACAGGAACTAACATTATCATTAACGCAAAACTACACCATCAAGCAGGTCAACAACATCATCAAGTTTTCAAGCGAATGCCAAAAATGTGGAATGCACATGCTGACATCAACTATATGGGCTCAACCCACAGCAGAAAACCTAACACATCCACTTAAAGACAATACAGGTGCAGAAGGGATTAAGAGCTACACACAACCACATGGCATCGCAACATCAAGCAAACAGATTTCAAACACATAATCCAGGGTAATAAAATATACTAGGGTCACACACAGACACgctacgttctgatggaacacagaCACACTCTTTCCTGAGGGAACACACAGATACACCACAGCAGCAAAATCTGTGCGAAGTCCATGGTGGCCACATGCGAGCACTTAGAATGCCAGATAGCATGCCGGAGGCACAATATGCATAAGCTTTGGCGTAAGGTGGAAACGCGAGGGAATGAGAGCTCACCGAGAGTGTGTCGGACATGCCGGACTCGAGGAGCTCCTCCCGGGTGGCCTGTTGGGCATTGGGCGCCGAGAGCCTCTTGATCTCGCCCTTGACGTTGTTGAGATCAGACTTGTACTCCCTCAGTTTAGCCAGCAGCCCGGCCTTGACGCTCGGCTGCATGCTCCGCGCCTCCAAATCCATCCTCCTGATCTACGGGAAACCAGCCAAAGATAAATTGGAGGCACGGTTAGATAACTACGTACAGCACAAATCATAAATCCATCCTCCTCGTCGACGGGAAGCCAGCCAAACAGAAATCGGACGCACAGCACAGCTACCAGCCGGTTCTTACCAGAAACAGTACAACTGATCACGGAAGGAAGACTAACGAAACGGAAATTGCAGAGAGTTCAGCCGGTTCTTACCAGCGATTCAGACTCCTGCACGTCGGCCTGGATCTCGGACAGCTTCTGCTGCTTCTTCTCTGGCGAAGGGAACGGGCAGAGAGAAGAGGGTCAGACCAAGATGCAGAAGAAACAACCGGGGACCTGGGGttctggagagagagaggggggtcgtgCGTGCGTACCGCCAtcgagggcggaggcggcggcgcacttGCGGGAGAGGGCGGCGGAGATCTCGCAGTACTGCCCCGCGTAGCCCTCGAAGACCTCGCTCATGGTCGCTCCCTCCCCGGCGAATCCGCCGGCGGTCGCGGGCAGCCGGACCGGATCGAGGCCCGCGGAGCCTCCGGCGGAATCGAGGGGAGCCGGGCCAGTCGGTGGGTGGGTGGTCGGAGCGAGTTCGTTGGGGAGGGGGGACGGCGGGTCAGCTGAGGCGGGTGGGGTGCCGTGTTGGGAACCAAACCAACCGGTGCGGTGCACGGGGGACGGAACGCTGACGAGTGATGGTTGCATCCCATCAGGCTGCTGGGTGGGCCCGCCAAATATTCTCCATTTCTCTCGTTCTTCCCGTCTTTACCGTAAAAGAATGGATTACGCGCACACCACCACCATCACCGTCACTTCCACCTCTCTTTTTCTCTTCACGTTATTATAGGGGAATGCCCATGTCGCCCTTTATTAACATGCAATTCAAACTATTTATGAAAAAGTCATTGTTACATCAAAGATAATGTTTGGATAATAAAACTAGAGGATCGCCTTCCAAGGGTGAATACAGTTTTAGAATCGCCAAGTTATGTGCCGCACTATTTGCATTCCTTGGATAGTGGCAAAAGTTCACCGCAACGATTCTCTGCACCCTTCGGAAGCAGACTGCAAGTatggcccagttcttttgccagaatctgggAATTCTTCCAGAATCCGATCCCTACCCAGCTTCTTTCAGAATTtttgagccccatttgttttacaatctATCATTGTAGGAGCTGGATAGGGATCAGATTCTGGGAGAATCCTGACAAAAGAACTGGGCCTATATGGACTCCGCACCTCAATGATGCCATTGCATGCGTGGATATGTTCCAACGAGACCGACACCATCGAGGCTCCTAACTTCTCCAGAAACATAGTGCCTTTTTGCATAGTTGTAGTTTTTGCCGTTGTAGCATCGAACACGTTATTAAGAATGCAAGAACATCTAGCAAGGGCCTCCCCTTTATACTTCGAAGGATCACGGCCGATGAACCTGTTTCATCCATGAGCTGGTTTTGTCCATACTATTTTTATGTGGTTGTAAGACTGACACCGATGCATCATAGTTCGAAGTTATCGCACTAATGGTGAAAGTTGTTCTTACAGTTGGTGCCACTGAATTATCTTTAACAATCTCCCAACATTGCCACCAGATGTACCAAGCACCAACTATCATTGTTTCTGCAAGTCCCAAGTGGCCTATGATGGGTTGATGTTGTTTTTTTGTTTCGTAATATCTCTTCAAAAACTACACTTCCCAACCGACAAACCGACATTGCTTCCCTAACTATATCAAGCAAACATAAGGCACACAATTTCCTTAGCTGCGTTGACCCCTTGATCAATCCAATTGGGGAGAGAGAGGCACCGGGCGGTCGTCGGTCACTAGGAGATGAGATCAAATCGATGGAAACTCACGGCGGTGCCGAAGGACTCGAAACccctgcggggggggggggggatcctttTTGTTAAGAGTTAGTTTGGATACTTTACCGCTGAGGAACAATGCTACTAATCATTCGAAAGGCGTTGCAATTAGTTGCAAAGAAGAAAAAATTTCGGATGAAGGAATAGCAACA encodes:
- the LOC119349256 gene encoding vesicle transport v-SNARE 13-like, with protein sequence MSEVFEGYAGQYCEISAALSRKCAAASALDGEKKQQKLSEIQADVQESESLIRRMDLEARSMQPSVKAGLLAKLREYKSDLNNVKGEIKRLSAPNAQQATREELLESGMSDTLSASSDQRGRLMMTSERLNQSSDRIRESQRTVFETEEIGVSILQDLHNQRQSLLHAHTTLHGVDDYIGKSKKILASMSKRMDRNKWIVGGIIATLVFAILFILYFKFA